One genomic window of Lentisphaera araneosa HTCC2155 includes the following:
- a CDS encoding MBL fold metallo-hydrolase, producing MKAKVITFPVGLYQCNCSIVYCPESKEAILIDPGSEAETILKKINYQGLKIKAIIHTHAHLDHFGATHEVSESTDASVHLHKDDMPLWNIADLQAEMLGLPKCPHANVDHFIEDSQSFEFGEFKLEAIHTPGHSAGSTCFKIENSDEQLLFSGDTLFRRGVGRTDLPSGDSREIAKSIKEKLYKLDIDTTVIPGHGPNTVIGEEKRQNPYIKA from the coding sequence ATGAAAGCAAAAGTCATCACTTTCCCCGTTGGACTCTATCAATGCAATTGCAGTATCGTGTATTGCCCAGAAAGTAAAGAAGCCATTTTGATTGATCCAGGTTCCGAAGCGGAAACAATACTCAAGAAAATTAACTACCAAGGCTTAAAGATTAAAGCGATTATTCATACTCACGCCCACTTGGACCACTTTGGCGCCACACATGAAGTCAGTGAGAGTACAGACGCGAGTGTTCACCTTCACAAAGATGATATGCCACTATGGAATATAGCGGACTTACAGGCCGAAATGCTCGGGCTCCCAAAATGCCCTCATGCCAATGTGGATCACTTCATCGAAGATTCCCAAAGTTTTGAATTTGGCGAATTTAAATTGGAGGCCATTCACACTCCAGGCCACTCGGCGGGAAGTACCTGTTTTAAAATCGAAAATTCTGATGAACAACTGCTCTTTAGTGGCGACACCCTCTTTAGACGTGGCGTGGGTCGTACTGATTTGCCCTCGGGGGATTCTCGAGAAATTGCTAAGTCAATCAAAGAGAAGCTTTATAAGCTCGACATCGACACCACAGTTATTCCAGGCCATGGCCCCAACACCGTCATTGGTGAGGAAAAAAGACAAAACCCCTATATAAAAGCTTGA
- a CDS encoding DUF2237 family protein, with the protein MSKQLNVLGTTLEVCCSKTQTGFYRDGFCHTGPMDMGSHTVCCFITQEFLEFSKRAGNDLSTPVPEYNFPGLNPGDKWCVCASRWLQAEEKEKAPPVILEACNARCLEIVPLETLKLYVHRG; encoded by the coding sequence ATGAGTAAACAATTAAACGTCTTAGGAACTACCCTCGAAGTATGCTGTTCAAAAACACAAACAGGATTTTATCGCGATGGCTTTTGTCACACTGGTCCAATGGACATGGGCTCCCATACTGTGTGCTGTTTTATCACACAAGAATTTCTAGAATTCTCCAAACGTGCAGGCAACGACCTCTCAACCCCCGTGCCCGAATATAATTTCCCTGGTTTAAATCCTGGTGATAAGTGGTGTGTTTGTGCGAGCCGCTGGTTACAGGCCGAAGAAAAAGAGAAAGCACCACCGGTCATACTTGAAGCCTGCAATGCGCGTTGTCTCGAAATCGTTCCCTTAGAAACACTCAAACTCTATGTTCATAGAGGATGA
- a CDS encoding bifunctional methionine sulfoxide reductase B/A protein: MFYCSPSYSFHVTRTSKPSHLTYNKLSSQEAAILLHNGTEKPFSGEYNKHYKKGSYACRQCNTLLFSSSAKFDSNTGWPSFDDAYPEALEVKADFSREEIVCATCKGHLGHVFKGEGFTPKNVRHCVNSLAIKFIPQQVQKKAIFASGCFWGTDYWLRTVPGVLDTKSGYIGGSESNSTYEDVCTGTTGHYEAVEVTYDETLVDYETLARMYFNTHNPEQANGQGNDIGSQYLPAIFCLDEEQKRISEKLLSELRALGYKPATELIKAPRFWSAENYHQDYYIKNGKKPYCHFYKTKFNKAKP; the protein is encoded by the coding sequence ATTTTTTACTGTTCGCCTTCATACTCTTTTCATGTAACGAGGACTTCAAAGCCAAGTCACTTAACTTACAACAAGCTATCGAGTCAAGAGGCAGCGATTCTTTTACATAATGGAACAGAAAAGCCCTTTTCAGGCGAATACAATAAGCATTATAAAAAGGGCAGTTACGCCTGCCGGCAATGCAATACTTTACTTTTTTCATCCAGCGCTAAATTCGATTCCAATACAGGTTGGCCAAGTTTTGACGATGCCTATCCCGAAGCTTTGGAAGTAAAGGCTGATTTTAGTCGAGAAGAAATCGTTTGCGCCACCTGCAAAGGTCATTTAGGTCATGTTTTCAAAGGTGAAGGCTTTACGCCAAAGAATGTACGTCATTGCGTCAATTCATTGGCAATCAAATTTATCCCTCAGCAAGTACAGAAAAAAGCTATTTTTGCATCGGGGTGTTTTTGGGGGACAGATTATTGGCTGAGAACTGTTCCAGGTGTTTTGGATACCAAGAGTGGCTACATAGGTGGTTCGGAGAGTAATTCAACTTATGAGGATGTTTGTACGGGAACTACAGGGCATTACGAAGCCGTAGAAGTAACTTACGATGAAACTTTAGTAGATTATGAAACTCTAGCGAGGATGTATTTCAATACTCATAATCCTGAGCAAGCTAATGGCCAAGGCAATGATATCGGCTCGCAGTATTTACCTGCTATCTTTTGCCTTGATGAAGAGCAAAAACGCATTTCAGAAAAACTGCTTTCGGAACTAAGAGCTTTGGGATATAAGCCTGCAACTGAATTGATAAAGGCCCCACGTTTTTGGTCGGCGGAGAATTATCATCAGGATTACTATATTAAAAACGGTAAGAAACCATATTGTCATTTTTATAAAACAAAGTTCAATAAAGCAAAGCCTTAA
- a CDS encoding zf-TFIIB domain-containing protein, whose protein sequence is MSNCQNCGAPLPANNTVCEYCGTRNFVDFNTYSHSGQSNRKCSMCGTIMDTIDVGSEDKPLAIEKCGKCHSLFFDNGELEQMLSMYSHDSASINRQRLQNLCELAIESPKRKTYIPCPVCGQIMNRQLFGAKSSVVVDLCHDHGLFFEPGEIRHLIEWKRAGGQILDQNLKASAPKKRHRTTSSSREFESFDDGAFSNVSRGGFLGMALEMFFDILD, encoded by the coding sequence ATGTCAAATTGTCAAAACTGCGGCGCGCCATTACCCGCCAATAACACAGTCTGTGAATATTGCGGTACTCGCAACTTTGTTGACTTTAATACTTATTCACATTCAGGTCAGAGTAATCGTAAATGTTCAATGTGTGGCACAATTATGGATACGATAGATGTGGGTTCAGAAGATAAGCCTTTGGCGATAGAGAAATGTGGCAAATGTCATAGTCTCTTTTTTGATAATGGAGAGCTTGAACAGATGCTTAGTATGTATAGTCATGACTCCGCTTCAATTAATCGTCAGCGACTTCAAAATTTATGTGAGTTAGCTATTGAGAGCCCTAAGAGGAAGACTTACATCCCTTGCCCGGTATGTGGTCAAATAATGAACCGACAACTCTTTGGTGCAAAAAGCTCAGTTGTTGTCGATCTCTGTCACGATCATGGACTTTTTTTTGAGCCAGGCGAAATACGTCATCTTATTGAATGGAAACGAGCAGGGGGACAAATCCTCGATCAAAATTTAAAAGCGAGTGCGCCCAAAAAAAGACATAGAACAACGAGCTCGAGTCGCGAATTTGAAAGTTTTGATGACGGAGCTTTTTCAAATGTAAGTCGAGGAGGCTTCTTGGGTATGGCACTAGAAATGTTTTTTGATATTTTAGACTAA
- a CDS encoding LD-carboxypeptidase, whose amino-acid sequence MIKSFQLVAPAGKASDENLELATPSMKALGYELKKDYFSYKPLPYLAASDEERARSLSEAWSSGEAVICLRGGYGCTRLLDLLDWEQLRKTSNLLIGHSDISALHLAFLKHGLSRTISGIMAAAEFTRLPDQALTLSSFEHGVQQESFQYEWVPSFYSSINYKVSGKLIPVTLSVLCSMVGSQHLPDFSESILILEDINEVPYKVDRMLTQLKLANIPQLCAAIIMGDFNNCGSEQELNRIFIDFAKSTKAPIINGLPFGHCLPRLNLPVGAEVELNFHSTATLKIIRY is encoded by the coding sequence ATGATAAAAAGCTTTCAACTCGTAGCACCAGCAGGTAAAGCTTCTGACGAAAATCTAGAGCTAGCCACCCCCTCTATGAAAGCCTTGGGCTACGAATTAAAGAAAGATTACTTTTCTTACAAACCACTGCCCTACTTAGCTGCGAGTGATGAGGAACGTGCGAGATCACTCAGTGAAGCCTGGTCATCTGGCGAAGCCGTGATCTGCCTTCGTGGAGGCTATGGATGTACACGCTTACTCGACTTACTCGACTGGGAGCAATTGCGAAAGACATCAAATCTTCTTATTGGTCATAGTGATATTAGTGCATTACATTTGGCCTTTCTGAAACATGGCCTCAGCCGAACAATTTCTGGTATCATGGCCGCAGCAGAATTCACTCGTCTACCTGACCAAGCACTCACCTTATCGAGTTTTGAGCACGGTGTTCAACAAGAATCTTTTCAATATGAATGGGTACCTAGTTTTTATTCTAGTATTAACTATAAAGTTAGCGGAAAACTCATCCCCGTTACCCTTTCTGTTCTTTGCTCAATGGTCGGAAGTCAACACCTACCCGATTTTTCAGAGTCTATACTCATTCTAGAGGACATCAATGAAGTCCCTTATAAAGTTGACCGTATGCTTACGCAGTTAAAGCTTGCTAATATTCCTCAGTTGTGTGCAGCTATTATTATGGGCGACTTTAATAACTGCGGTTCAGAGCAAGAACTCAATCGCATTTTTATCGATTTTGCAAAATCTACTAAAGCGCCTATCATTAATGGCCTGCCTTTTGGTCATTGCCTGCCCAGACTCAACTTGCCTGTGGGAGCTGAAGTCGAACTCAATTTCCACTCTACCGCAACTCTTAAAATTATAAGGTACTAA
- a CDS encoding AMP-dependent synthetase/ligase yields the protein MNNLYDILKFSASEAGANTFLDIPKGEDERATLTYQQTLDKVNQQAQTLNLDFDIKAGDRIAIIAPKCYEQIVMYYAIWQLGAVIVPVSEGLGSDEISFILADAEAKVIFVHESFIEKVSNCTASEVQSFASLNKDLGQYTEEAPQNYDETAALIYTSGSTGRPKGVMLSHRNLIVNGISSADKLPVTPEDRVASLLPYWHSFALSTEVVMTCFLHGTLVFARDMRDFSKNLATWKPSIVMAVPRMLAMYREQIFKGIESKGEAIAAVFADCLVTGETYFNSNGLKNPDPRLRLKRLKQEQTILKQIGLMMGGNLRFFVSGGAPIAPDLQDFFRDINIPVYQGYGLSESSPVISCNTPGFSRTGSSGTMLSWLDPTYGGDWTFLTASGEKGKHLEGELLVKGDCVMQGYWKYSDTSAKTLENGWLHTGDMGRVEEGFLYLNGRASNLIVLRGGEKVHPEHIEDMIRELDEVAEVMVIGDDCKNIYALINKIDEGIDDKLISKKISEVCRDLAIFQKPKGILALAPFNPDDGTLTPTLKIRRKNIWERSGNEINAFLKAHKEI from the coding sequence ATGAACAATCTTTACGACATACTTAAATTTTCAGCATCAGAAGCAGGTGCAAATACATTTCTCGATATTCCCAAAGGAGAAGACGAGAGAGCAACGCTGACTTATCAGCAAACTTTAGATAAGGTCAATCAACAAGCTCAGACGCTTAATTTAGACTTTGATATCAAAGCGGGAGATCGCATTGCGATTATCGCACCAAAATGCTACGAACAGATTGTTATGTATTACGCTATATGGCAACTGGGGGCAGTTATTGTCCCAGTGAGTGAAGGCCTTGGTAGCGATGAGATTTCTTTTATACTCGCAGACGCTGAAGCTAAAGTCATTTTTGTTCATGAGAGCTTTATCGAAAAAGTTTCAAATTGCACGGCATCAGAAGTTCAAAGTTTTGCTAGTTTAAATAAAGATTTAGGACAATACACTGAAGAAGCCCCCCAAAACTATGATGAAACGGCGGCACTCATTTATACTTCAGGATCAACAGGTCGCCCAAAAGGCGTGATGCTGAGTCACCGTAACCTCATTGTTAATGGTATTTCATCAGCGGATAAATTACCTGTTACTCCAGAAGATCGCGTTGCATCACTTCTACCTTATTGGCATAGTTTTGCTCTATCTACAGAAGTTGTGATGACTTGTTTCTTACATGGGACATTAGTCTTTGCTCGCGATATGAGAGACTTCTCCAAAAATCTCGCGACTTGGAAGCCGAGTATTGTGATGGCAGTACCACGCATGTTGGCAATGTATAGAGAACAAATTTTTAAAGGAATCGAAAGTAAAGGCGAAGCCATTGCGGCAGTCTTTGCGGATTGCTTAGTTACTGGAGAAACATACTTCAATTCTAATGGTTTAAAGAACCCTGATCCACGCCTTCGTTTAAAGCGCTTGAAACAAGAACAAACAATTTTGAAACAAATTGGCTTGATGATGGGTGGTAATTTACGTTTCTTCGTTTCTGGTGGAGCGCCTATTGCTCCAGATCTCCAAGACTTTTTCCGCGATATTAATATTCCCGTTTACCAAGGTTACGGTTTGAGTGAGTCCTCGCCAGTTATTTCTTGTAATACTCCCGGTTTTTCAAGAACGGGCAGCTCAGGCACCATGCTCTCGTGGCTTGATCCTACTTATGGCGGTGATTGGACCTTCCTCACTGCGTCTGGTGAAAAAGGCAAGCATCTCGAAGGTGAGTTGTTAGTTAAAGGCGATTGCGTCATGCAGGGCTACTGGAAGTATTCTGATACGAGTGCCAAAACTCTAGAGAATGGATGGCTGCACACCGGTGATATGGGCAGAGTCGAAGAAGGCTTTCTTTACTTGAATGGTCGCGCATCGAATTTGATTGTTCTGCGTGGTGGAGAAAAAGTTCATCCCGAACATATTGAAGACATGATACGAGAATTAGATGAAGTGGCCGAAGTGATGGTGATTGGCGATGATTGCAAAAATATTTATGCTTTGATCAATAAAATCGATGAAGGAATCGATGATAAATTGATTTCAAAAAAGATCTCCGAAGTTTGTAGGGACCTCGCTATTTTTCAAAAGCCAAAAGGTATTTTAGCGCTAGCACCATTTAATCCTGATGATGGCACTTTGACGCCGACACTAAAGATTCGCCGAAAGAATATTTGGGAACGATCAGGAAACGAAATCAATGCCTTTTTAAAAGCGCATAAAGAAATATAA
- a CDS encoding DUF2314 domain-containing protein — translation MTDKFKSVFMPPLSQVLINAENKKGHPLSLNEVLSIKNSAVVIIIKKGLQQELPGDQDEHDIDPENCWHDWQVLRRSLGRKPNLDPDFNNSFNLSYEDLHMQATIHTAQKNLYELRELVKTEPKAKAILKYTLSDHESKAHTWLSLLDSTDTSFRAQVINLPAGFHDHKIGEIICLRDSEVLDWMVNLEGYIYGAYSLKELRHAMNEKEKEDFDKRLGVLQYMD, via the coding sequence ATGACTGACAAATTTAAATCTGTATTTATGCCCCCCCTCTCACAAGTTCTTATCAATGCTGAAAACAAAAAGGGGCACCCACTGAGCCTCAACGAAGTGCTTTCTATCAAAAATAGCGCCGTGGTTATCATCATCAAAAAAGGTCTTCAACAAGAGCTACCTGGCGACCAAGATGAACACGATATCGACCCCGAAAACTGTTGGCATGACTGGCAAGTCTTACGCCGTTCATTAGGGCGCAAACCTAACCTCGACCCCGACTTCAACAATTCATTCAACTTGAGTTACGAAGACCTGCACATGCAAGCCACTATTCATACCGCTCAAAAAAACCTCTATGAACTCCGCGAACTCGTCAAAACTGAGCCCAAGGCCAAAGCCATTCTGAAATACACATTGAGTGACCACGAATCGAAAGCTCACACTTGGCTCTCTCTACTCGACTCCACGGACACGAGTTTCCGTGCTCAGGTCATCAATTTACCCGCAGGCTTCCACGATCATAAAATTGGTGAAATCATCTGTTTACGTGATTCTGAAGTTCTCGACTGGATGGTTAATTTAGAAGGCTATATTTATGGAGCTTACTCACTCAAAGAACTGCGTCATGCCATGAACGAAAAGGAAAAAGAGGACTTCGACAAACGCCTTGGGGTACTTCAGTATATGGACTGA
- a CDS encoding RNA polymerase sigma factor, with product MTDQWITRKTLLLRTLNPDDESAWEEFVDYYGRFIYHIILKMGISSSTSDDVAQQIVIKLWKKINTYDSSKGSFRPWLSTVIRNSVNEHYRKENRRKENAFFEGEENQISVENDIDQMIQNEWENHLTEEAIKHVKEVFSGKAVEAFLMGLDGFSNADIAEKLDIALPSVKVLKARVKSCFISEMRKLTRNMERR from the coding sequence ATGACCGATCAATGGATCACTAGAAAAACACTTCTACTTCGGACACTCAATCCAGACGACGAATCTGCGTGGGAAGAATTTGTGGATTATTATGGAAGATTCATTTATCACATCATTTTAAAAATGGGCATCAGCAGCTCAACTTCAGATGACGTCGCCCAGCAAATCGTCATTAAACTTTGGAAGAAAATCAATACTTACGACAGCTCAAAAGGCAGTTTCCGCCCTTGGCTGAGCACCGTCATTCGCAACTCCGTTAACGAACATTACCGCAAAGAAAATCGTCGTAAAGAAAACGCTTTTTTCGAGGGTGAAGAAAATCAAATCAGTGTCGAAAACGACATCGACCAAATGATTCAAAACGAATGGGAAAATCACCTTACCGAAGAAGCTATTAAGCATGTAAAAGAAGTTTTCTCTGGCAAAGCAGTCGAGGCTTTCCTCATGGGCTTAGATGGCTTTAGCAATGCGGACATCGCAGAAAAACTCGACATCGCCCTCCCTTCTGTTAAAGTTTTAAAAGCGCGAGTCAAATCCTGCTTTATTAGCGAAATGCGCAAACTCACTCGAAACATGGAAAGAAGATGA
- a CDS encoding pyridoxine 5'-phosphate synthase, whose translation MTALSVNINKVALLRNSRGCDEPNVLQFSQDLIKLGAEGITLHPRPDGRHALYSDVYELKKNIDVELNVEGYPSEDFLEMVCEVKPDQCTLVPDPPGALTSDSGWDCEKNMDFLQKVVARLQAEGVRVSIFLDPDPVQVNFAMKTGTDRIELYTQSYAESYGTDSFEKVFAGYFATAARAVELGVGVNAGHDLNQENLTYLKQNLPGLAEVSIGHALISEMLYQGMETTIKNYLDCLK comes from the coding sequence ATGACTGCTCTAAGCGTGAATATTAATAAAGTTGCCTTGTTGCGAAACTCGCGCGGCTGTGATGAGCCCAACGTTCTACAATTTAGTCAGGACTTGATTAAGTTGGGGGCGGAAGGAATTACTCTACATCCTCGACCCGATGGTCGTCACGCTTTATATAGCGATGTTTACGAACTCAAGAAAAATATTGATGTCGAACTCAATGTCGAGGGCTACCCTTCAGAAGATTTCTTGGAGATGGTTTGTGAAGTTAAGCCAGATCAATGCACTTTAGTGCCAGACCCTCCAGGTGCATTGACTTCTGACTCGGGCTGGGACTGCGAAAAGAATATGGATTTCCTCCAGAAAGTTGTAGCTCGTCTTCAAGCCGAAGGCGTACGTGTGAGTATTTTCTTAGATCCCGACCCTGTACAAGTGAACTTCGCCATGAAAACGGGAACGGATCGCATTGAACTTTATACGCAGTCTTATGCCGAATCCTATGGTACGGACTCTTTTGAAAAAGTATTTGCAGGCTATTTTGCGACGGCCGCAAGAGCCGTTGAGCTCGGTGTGGGAGTGAATGCAGGTCATGACTTAAATCAAGAGAATCTGACTTACTTAAAGCAGAACCTACCTGGTTTAGCTGAAGTTTCGATTGGTCATGCTTTAATTAGTGAAATGCTTTACCAAGGAATGGAAACGACCATCAAAAATTACCTTGATTGTTTGAAGTAA
- a CDS encoding DUF2851 family protein, translating into MEFHEVEIKEIYLQALWNEQEFSRQLLSEQGQELEILFPGKWNTGAGPDFLDAHLIINGQEISGDVEIHFSPSDWKHHGHQGDPRYENVVLHAVWQSDNKLDPSGKSLLLMSEVCAMSLNELEEHYRNYSQQAKFKPIEGILEFASLSDKAMSDFLEQMAFLRLSQKCVQLDQQITKYGLEQAIYQKLMEAFGYSRNRQAFLTLAKAAKIEVLKSSSDPEALLWGESGLLQDQSQNEVHEELKVWHQEKWHAWANMRATFNPEIIWDRKNRPQNTPERRLAGLILFMKNINWDLQCFLQHLASEVQDLHSYFEGQSVMTSFCHLSKKFPKKITLVGESRQRELRLNIFYPYLFLRTHQGGAKEAIKKSYLNERKSDDTGLLREAACRFFIPPSRMKVVTKKFVHQQGLYYLLQNPEWLKECT; encoded by the coding sequence ATGGAATTTCATGAAGTCGAAATCAAGGAAATATATTTACAGGCGCTGTGGAATGAACAAGAATTTTCACGCCAACTATTAAGTGAACAAGGCCAAGAGCTAGAAATACTCTTTCCTGGTAAGTGGAATACGGGTGCAGGTCCGGATTTTCTCGATGCGCACTTGATTATTAATGGACAAGAAATTTCAGGAGATGTGGAAATTCACTTTTCACCAAGTGATTGGAAGCATCACGGGCACCAAGGTGACCCGAGGTATGAGAACGTGGTTCTCCATGCCGTTTGGCAAAGCGATAATAAACTTGATCCCAGTGGAAAGAGTCTACTACTCATGAGTGAGGTCTGTGCCATGAGTTTGAATGAACTTGAAGAGCATTACCGCAATTATTCCCAGCAGGCCAAGTTTAAACCGATTGAAGGCATACTTGAATTTGCCTCTTTGTCAGATAAAGCCATGAGTGATTTTTTGGAACAAATGGCATTTTTGCGCTTGTCGCAAAAATGCGTTCAACTCGATCAGCAAATCACCAAGTATGGACTCGAGCAAGCGATCTATCAAAAGCTTATGGAAGCCTTTGGTTATAGTCGCAATCGCCAGGCCTTTCTTACTTTAGCGAAGGCCGCAAAAATTGAAGTGCTGAAAAGTTCAAGTGATCCCGAAGCTTTGCTGTGGGGAGAATCGGGTTTGCTGCAGGATCAGAGTCAAAATGAGGTTCATGAAGAACTTAAAGTTTGGCATCAAGAGAAGTGGCATGCCTGGGCGAATATGCGTGCTACGTTTAATCCAGAAATCATTTGGGATCGAAAGAATCGTCCTCAAAACACTCCAGAGCGACGTCTTGCAGGACTTATTTTATTTATGAAAAATATCAACTGGGATTTACAGTGCTTTTTACAGCACTTAGCTTCAGAAGTTCAAGACTTACACAGTTATTTTGAAGGGCAGTCAGTGATGACGAGTTTTTGTCATTTATCTAAAAAATTTCCCAAGAAAATTACTTTAGTAGGTGAGTCGAGGCAAAGAGAGCTTCGACTCAATATTTTTTACCCTTATTTATTTTTAAGAACTCATCAAGGAGGAGCGAAAGAGGCGATTAAAAAAAGTTATTTAAACGAAAGAAAAAGTGATGATACAGGCTTGTTGCGCGAGGCGGCCTGTCGCTTTTTTATTCCGCCTTCAAGAATGAAAGTGGTGACTAAAAAGTTTGTTCATCAGCAGGGCTTATATTATTTGTTACAAAACCCCGAATGGCTCAAAGAGTGTACTTAG
- the ffh gene encoding signal recognition particle protein, translating to MFNNLSDALSNTFKTITGKSVLSENNIKEAMEQVRLALLSADVHYDTVNEFVGEVSRQCLGEKVLKSVKPSEQVVKVVHEELTRLMGTEEAEVNTSGNPAVIMMVGLHGAGKTTTCAKLAHFYKNQKKKVLLAACDVYRPAAIDQLEALGKDIQVPVFSDRSTPDVVQIAQNAMNTAKSEGHDLVILDMAGRLQIDEDMVQELIRVKERFNPGEILLTADSALGQEAVSVATHFDQALNISGIVLTKLDGDARGGAALSMRKVTGKPIKFITSGEKVSDLEKFRPEGMASRILGMGDIVQLVREAEMHIEEEESARIEEKMRKNTFDLDDFVGQLSMLKKMGGFGRILDFIPGGKAMKDMVNFDEKQVGKIEAMISSMTAKEKQEPEIINMSRRNRIAKGAGAEAADVSQLLKRFQMAREMMGKVTRGEQAFVPGVPGMSATRAKAPTKDDKKKKKKQQKAARKKNRRK from the coding sequence ATGTTTAATAATCTTAGTGATGCCCTCTCAAATACGTTTAAAACGATTACGGGCAAGTCTGTATTATCAGAAAATAATATTAAAGAGGCAATGGAGCAAGTTCGCTTAGCACTTCTCTCTGCCGACGTCCATTACGACACAGTTAACGAATTTGTTGGTGAAGTCAGTCGCCAGTGCTTAGGCGAAAAAGTTCTCAAGAGTGTCAAACCAAGCGAACAAGTTGTCAAAGTCGTTCACGAAGAGTTGACTCGTTTGATGGGTACAGAAGAAGCCGAAGTTAATACTTCTGGTAATCCAGCCGTCATCATGATGGTGGGTCTTCACGGTGCGGGTAAAACCACAACTTGTGCGAAGCTCGCACATTTCTACAAGAACCAAAAGAAGAAAGTTCTCTTAGCAGCCTGTGACGTTTACCGCCCTGCAGCGATTGATCAGTTAGAAGCCCTCGGTAAAGATATTCAAGTTCCCGTTTTCTCTGATCGTAGCACGCCAGACGTGGTTCAAATTGCTCAGAATGCAATGAACACCGCAAAGTCAGAAGGTCACGATCTCGTTATTCTGGATATGGCGGGTCGTCTTCAAATTGACGAAGACATGGTTCAAGAACTCATTCGCGTTAAAGAACGTTTTAATCCTGGTGAAATCCTCTTAACCGCGGACTCAGCCTTAGGTCAAGAAGCCGTTTCTGTAGCAACACACTTTGACCAAGCTTTAAATATCTCGGGTATTGTTCTTACGAAGCTCGATGGTGATGCACGTGGTGGTGCGGCCCTTTCAATGAGAAAGGTTACTGGAAAGCCAATCAAATTTATTACTTCTGGTGAGAAAGTTTCTGACTTAGAAAAATTCCGTCCAGAAGGTATGGCTTCACGTATCCTCGGTATGGGTGATATTGTTCAGCTCGTTCGCGAAGCTGAAATGCATATTGAGGAAGAAGAGTCAGCACGTATCGAAGAGAAGATGCGTAAAAACACTTTTGACTTGGACGATTTTGTCGGTCAGTTAAGCATGCTCAAAAAAATGGGTGGCTTCGGTCGTATTCTCGACTTTATCCCTGGTGGTAAAGCGATGAAAGATATGGTGAACTTTGACGAGAAACAGGTTGGAAAAATCGAAGCGATGATTTCTTCGATGACGGCGAAAGAAAAACAAGAGCCCGAAATTATCAACATGTCTCGCCGCAATCGTATTGCTAAGGGTGCGGGTGCTGAAGCAGCTGATGTTTCACAGCTACTCAAACGTTTCCAGATGGCGCGTGAAATGATGGGTAAAGTGACTCGTGGTGAACAAGCCTTTGTTCCAGGAGTTCCCGGTATGAGTGCGACTCGTGCTAAAGCACCAACAAAAGACGATAAAAAGAAAAAGAAAAAGCAGCAGAAAGCAGCTCGAAAGAAGAATAGACGCAAATAA
- the map gene encoding type I methionyl aminopeptidase, with translation MSRKPKKMTLDEIKKMEAVCRLAAEALQLAGKMVKPGVTSQEINDAVHEFTLSKGCLSAPLNYHGFPKSVCTSINDVVCHGVPQEGEVLNDGDIINVDVTLIKEGFYGDTSRTFFVGDVSDEAKRITQAAQESMYAGIDQVKAKARTHDIGFASEKVAKKYGYFPVRDIGGHGIGKAFHLDPFVPAVGPKGTGPRIMENTCLTVEPMINATSHRYETFQIPNSNITYFRTLDGSLSAQFEHTILVTSDGRHVLTEW, from the coding sequence TTGAGTAGAAAACCCAAGAAAATGACATTGGACGAAATCAAAAAGATGGAAGCTGTTTGTCGTTTAGCTGCGGAGGCCTTACAACTGGCGGGTAAAATGGTTAAGCCGGGTGTGACGAGTCAAGAAATTAATGATGCAGTCCATGAGTTCACCCTATCAAAAGGCTGCCTTAGTGCCCCTCTCAATTATCACGGTTTCCCGAAATCTGTTTGCACGAGTATCAACGATGTCGTTTGTCACGGCGTCCCCCAAGAAGGCGAAGTTCTTAATGACGGCGATATCATCAATGTCGATGTTACACTGATCAAAGAGGGCTTCTACGGCGATACCTCAAGAACTTTTTTTGTTGGTGACGTAAGCGATGAAGCCAAACGCATTACGCAGGCGGCCCAAGAATCCATGTATGCGGGCATCGACCAAGTTAAAGCTAAAGCGCGAACACACGATATCGGCTTTGCTTCAGAAAAAGTAGCCAAGAAATATGGTTATTTCCCCGTTAGAGATATTGGCGGTCACGGTATTGGTAAAGCCTTCCACTTGGATCCATTTGTTCCAGCTGTCGGCCCCAAAGGCACAGGTCCACGCATTATGGAAAATACCTGCTTAACAGTTGAGCCCATGATCAACGCTACGAGCCACCGTTACGAAACTTTCCAAATTCCGAATTCTAATATCACCTATTTTAGAACTTTAGATGGAAGTCTTTCAGCTCAATTTGAACACACAATTTTAGTCACCTCAGATGGACGCCACGTCCTCACCGAGTGGTAA